The Candidatus Nezhaarchaeota archaeon DNA window GAGGAGCATATCCAATAACAAGCTTCTCCTACTTCATAGTGTATAGAGAGCTCAGTGTTCTCCCAGACATGGATTTGGATAAAGCTAGAGCTCTAGTCAACTTCCTATGGTGGTGCATTCATGAAGGGCAGAGATACGCTGCCGATCTCCATTACGTTCCACTACCATCCAACGTGGTGAGACACAACGAGGAGACGATTAAGATGATCACGTTCAATGGACAGCGAGTTTACAGTGGATGAAGGGGGAAGACCTTGAGTAGCGACCTTAAACTCCCCATTTCTCCGAGCAGTTCGAGGTCGTGGGTTCCCTTAAAATCCATGTTTAATGGAGATAGCATCTTCAAGTCATTCTGCATTATCGTCTCCTTAAGCACGATCCTCATCCTCGGATTAATGGTTTACGAGCTAACCTTACGCTCAAAATTGTCCATCGATAGCTTCGGCTTGAGCTTCATAATCGGCACTACTTGGGACCCGGTAAGGGGAGCCTTTGGTGCCTTACCTTTAATACTCGGAACTTTAACCACGTCAGCCATTGCCTTGCTCATAAGCTTGCCGATAAGCTTGGGGGCTGCTTTAGCGATCTCGGAGTACATGTCCAAGAAGCTGAGACAGCTATTCACCTTACTAGTAGAGCTTCTAGCTGCAGTTCCAAGCGTCGTCTACGGGCTTTGGGGGATGCACGTTTTAATTCCACTACTACGTGATAATGTCTACCCGCTTCTACAAGCTACGCTAGGCTTCATCCCACTATTCTCTGGACCAATATATGGTGGAGGAGTCTTAACTGGAAGCATTATTCTAGCGATAATGATAACGCCAATAATCTCCTCAGTCGCGAGAGACCTATTCTCTTCAGTGCCTTCAACGATAAGAGAGACTGTTATAGCGCTAGGAGCTACGAAGTGGGAGACCGTTAAGATTGTGATGAGCTATGCGCGCTCCGGCATTCTAGGTGCAGCACTGCTCGGCCTGGGGAGAGCTGTTGGCGAAGCCATGGCCATCTCAATGGTCATAGGCAACCAGTTCAAGGTGCTTCCAACATCCCTCTTCGACGCCTGGTACACTATGTCGGCTATAATAGTGAACGAACTCCTAGAGGCTATCTACGATCTACACGTAAGCGCTCTATTAAACGTTGGGCTACTCCTCCTAGCCATGAACCTGGTGATCGTAATGCTTGCAAGACTCATCGTTTGGAGATCCCTAAAAGCTGTTAGGGGGATTATGAGGGGGTGAGGGGGATCTACAACTACTACTCTGTAAGGAAGGTGAAGAACAGGATCATGCACTTCATGATGTACTTAGCACTTGTAGCGGCCCTCATCCCGCTCTTCAGCATCATATTCGAGGTCGCTAGAAGAGGTATTGAAGCAATAAGCTTAGACTTCTTCACCAAGCCAACGCCAGCAGTGGGAGAGGTCGTAGGAGGAGTAGCTAACGCCATACAGGGCACGCTCATAACCATTGGGTTAGCATCTCTAATAGGAGTACCAATAGGAATAATATCCGGAATATTTCTAGGCGAATATGGGGAAAGTAGGTTCTCATCGATTGTAAGGTTCTTCAACGAGGTGCTTAACGGTGTCCCTTCAATAATCATCGGTATATTCTGCTACGCCACCATAGTACTAGCCGTAGGCTTCTCGGTGATAGCAGCAGCATTCGCCTTAGCGATAATAATGATACCAATAGTAGCTAGGACAACAGAGGAAGCACTCAAGATAATTCCAGCATCGATAAGAGAAGCAGCTTTAGCTCTAGGAATCCCCAAGTGGAAGACAACGCTCTACGTGGTCCTTAGAGGAGCTAAGTGGTCTATAGTGACAAGCGTACTACTAGCAGTCGCGAGAATAGCTGGAGAATCAGCACCAATACTGGTCACGATGGGCTTCTGGAAATGGTGGTTCATGGGTCTCGACAAGCCAGTAGCCAATCTAGCACTAAACATTTTCCTATTTGCTACATCACCATTCGAGCACTGGGTAACACTTGCTTGGGGCTCAGCCTTAATCCTCATCGTGATGATCCTCGGGATGAACGTCTTAGTTAGAATGTTGATGAGGAGGATGTAGCCCATGACCGTGTACAAGCTTGAAGTCGTAACGAAGTGCAAGATAAAGATAGAGGACTTAAACGCCTGGTACGGCTCCAAGCAGGTCCTAAAGAACGTAAACATGGAGATAAAGGAGAAGGCTGTGACCGCGATAATGGGTCCTTCAGGGTGCGGCAAGACGACCCTCCTACGCTGCATAAACAGGATGCATGAGCTGGTTCCAGAAGCACGCGTTACGGGGAGGGTGTTCTTCAATGGAGTCAACATATACGATAGGAGGGTGGACCCAGTACAAGTTAGGAGGAAGATAGGAATGGTCTTCCAGAAGCCCAATCCACTCCCAATGTTCTCCATATATGACAACGTCGCTATAGGTCCAAAGCTAAACGGCATAAGGGATAGAAGGACTCTGGACTTAATCGTTGAGCGAAGCTTAAAGCTTGCAGGATTATGGGACGAGGTTAAGGACGACTTAAACAAGCCAGCAACAAGCCTATCTGGAGGACAACAACAGAGACTGTGCATAGCAAGAGCACTAGCTGTTGAGCCTGAGGTCCTATTAATGGACGAACCAACGTCATCGCTAGACCCGATATCAGCCGCCAAGATAGAGCAGTTAATTAGAAAACTAGCAGAGCACTACACGATAGTTGTCGTCACCCACAATCTACAACAAGCAGCAAGAATCTCCGACTACGTAGCCTTCCTATACCTAGGAGAACTAGTAGAGTACGGGCCAACAAAGAAGATCTTTAAAAACCCAGAAAGCGAGCTAACATGGAGATACATATCCGGAGTCTTCAGCTAGCAATCATCTCAAGCGTGGAGAAGACCGATAACTGCGAGCACAAGACGTACTCCCTCCGATTCCTCCAGCACAACAACGTCGTAGAGCAGCGCCCATAGACGCCGACGAAAGGCTCTAGAGCAAGAAGAAGCCTGCGTAGGAAGCTCTAAGAGTTCTTACCAGTCCAACACCGCTCATGAAGCAATGGAGATGAGCTATAGGGGCATGAAGTCCTCGGGCTTCGGAATGGTCTTCTGGAGGCCCTTCCTCTCCCTAATCTTCAGTATCAAGTCGGTGAGCATGGACTCCGGGACAGGCTGCCAACCCTTAAACTCAGTAGCCCAGAAGGCGCGTCCAGCGGTAGCACTCCTAATCTCGTTGGCTAAATCGAAGGTCTCGGCGACCGGGATCTCCCCCTTCAAGACCATCAATAGCTCCTGGCTCTCCAAGCTCACGATCTTGCCCCTCCTAGTCATCAACACCCTGGTCAAGCCGGAGATGTAGTCAGACGGGCACTTAGCCTCGATCTTCAATATCGGCTCCAAGAGCGTGGGCTTAGCTGATAGGAAGGCTGCGAAGGTAGCGTCCCTGAGAGCTGGCATTAGCTGAGCTGGCCCTCGATGAGCTGGGTCCTCGTGGATCAAAGCATCTACGAGCTTAACCTTAACTCCACGGCAGGGCTCGTGGCACAGCGGCCCCTCAGCTAGAGACCACCTAAAGCCTGATATCAAGGTGTCCTTGACGTCGCGCAGGTACTGAACACCTTTGGTGGCGTCGACGAATATGTTGAAGTAGTCGTCTATAGCCCATATGCCCCTAGCCTCGTCAGAGTCCCATCCAGCCTCCTCCCTGAGGATCTTAGCCCTCTCGCGCCAGTCCTGATCGTCGTAGACCTTGCCGGTCTCGAGGAGCCTCAGAGTCTCCTCGTTCAATGGCTCAACGACCACGTAGACCTTGTTGTGCTTGTTGGGGGACTTGCCCTCAAACGGACCAGCACTCTTCCTAATGCTCTCGCGGTAGACGACTATTGGAGGAGAAGTTATGACCTCAATACCGGTCCTCTGCTTCAAGTCCCACAGAGCGATCTCGAGGTGAAGCTGACCCATGCCAGCAATAAGGTACTCACCAGTCTCCTGGTTGATCTTGACGTGGAGCGTCGGGTCCTCTATAGCCATCCTCCTAAGGGTCTCGACAAGCTTAGGCAGATCACTGCTCTTCTTAGGCTCAATAGCTATGGTCACGACGGGCTCGCTAATGTAGCGAAGCCTCTCGAAGGGAACCATGCTCCCCTTCAAGGAGGGATCTATAACGGTCTCACCGGCCCTAGCATGCTCCAAGCCGAGCATCGCAGCTATGTTGCCAGCAGTAATCCTCTCGCAGACCTCGCGGTAGGGGCCCATGTAGAGGCCAACCTGAGTGATCCTCTCAGCAGTCCTAGCCATCATCAAGTAGACCTCGCGGCCCTCCTCGACAGTGCCACTGAAGACGCGGCCAGTAGCAACCAAGCCAGCGTGGGGATCAGCAACCACCTTGTTAACACAGACGACCAGCGGGCCACTATCATCGCAGTTGATCATGGCCTTACCGATGGGGCTATCCAAGTCACCCTTCCAGATCTTCGGGATGCGGTACCTCTGAGCCTCAATGGGGTTGGGTATGTGCTCGACAACCATGTCCAGGATGGCAGCGTAGAGGGGGAAGTCGTCGGCCAACTTATCGTAGTAGCCCCTCTCATAGGCGTCAACGATGTAGCTGAACCTAACACCCTTCTGCTGAGCAATCGGAATCGTCAAGCCCCACTTGTGGAGAGCAGAGCCAAAAGCAACCTGACCCTTAGCTGGATCAACCTTCCACTTGGACTTAAACTCAGGCTCAGCGTAGAGCTCAATCAAGCCGTTAAAGTCCTTGATTATGTTAACGAACCTCTGCTGAACCTCACTGGCACTGAGCTTAAGCTCCTTAATTAAGCGGTCAACCTTGTTGATGTAGAGGAGGGGCCTAACGCGCTCCTCCATAGCCTGCCTAACAACAGTCTCGGTCTGGGTCATGACGCCCTCAACGGCATCAACAACAACAATAGCACCATCCATAACCCTGAGGCTACGAGTAACATGACCGGTAAAGTCGACGTGACCGGGAGTATCAACCAAGTTAATGACGTAAGGCTTACCCTCCCACTCGTGATAGAGAGAGACATTAGCAGCCTTAACGGTCATCTGACGAAGCTGCTCAATCTCAACGTAGTCCAGGGCCAGAGCCTTGCCGGCGACCTTGGGCGAGATCATGCCGGCGGCCATGAGCAAGCTGTCGCTTAGAGTGGTCTTGCCATGATCCACGTGAGCCAAAGTCCCTATGTTTCTAATCCGTTCTCGATCCCTCATGAGCTTCAGTACTTCCTCGGTTTGCTTGAACTTCACCACGACTCTTGCACCTCAACATGTGTCTTCACTCTAGAAGATAGGGGCTAAAAAACTTTTACAGTCCTCATGCTTTCAATTCTCTTAGCGAGATTTCGAAGCCGAGGTGGAGAGCTTAAATCAATGAAAGCAAAAATTGAAAAGTCATATCTGGAGAATCAAGCGCATCACTTGATGGACGTGCTTTACATATTTCTGGTATTAGCACATTAAGGCTTGCTCTTCATCGAAACCTTAGAAGTTGTTGGGTAAAATCAAATCTTGGATTGATATTGGAGTACCAAGACTGTTGGAGGTAGCTATTGAAGGGAGTATGGGGGAGATGTAGCAAGTATTAACCTTAACTAAACTTGACTGGAACACAAACTGAGGCTTCAAAGGCTATCAGTAACTCTAGAATAACCCCAAAGAGCTGCAAGGCTTGTCAGACACCTTGGAGAGGAAGGAGCTTAGACAGCACAGCGGATTTTAGATCTTTAACTAGGAATAGCATTTAGGCTTTCATGGAATCTACAACCCTCTTCATCGGCTAAAGAGATAGTGCATTCAAAGAACATTAGTGTCGCTCTTGGAGCCCCTAATAGATGTTTTAAGAGGAAAAGAGGTTGAAGTCCAAAAGCTCAAGCTTACGGAGGAGATAGCCGTGCTTCAAGAAGAGAGAGCCAACCTTCAAGCGTCCTTAAAGGCTTTGGAAGATGGGCGAGGCTTGTGAAGGAAAATGATGAGCTTAGGGGGAGGTTGAAGGTCTCGCTCAAAGAATTGTTGCGGGGTGCTGAAGAGGAGCGAAGGAGGATACTACACGAGGTCGAGTCTCTAAAAAGGGAAAGAGAGAATCAGGGCTGGGAAGGACCTCCTCGAGTGCGCGATGAGATGCACCCCCAGACAGCTACGGACGAGAAGAGACCAAGCTCAAGCCCATGAAAGCGGTGAAAGCCCCCTCGAAAAACTGCTTCAAAGCTTTCCAATACTTAACCCACTATCAAAAGATGAAGAGGCTGTACGAGATACCAGTACCACCGAGGTTCGTAGTTAGAAGGTGCTTGTAAGAGGTTAAAACCACTAGAACCTTACCACATCATCCCTGACTTAAAGTACAAGGCTTTCAGGTTGTAAAGGCTTTCAATACAAGTAACTCTCTATGAGCCTTACTATCCTCTCTGTTTGTTCATCTGAAAGTTCATGTAAGGTGGTAATCACGACAGACCTTTCGTAGCTTTTGTTTATAAATGGACTTATAAACTCGATTGCAATCCATGGGAAAGGCTCTCTTAGCTCCTCCTACTAGAATTCCACGTTTCGACATCAGTTATCTTGGAAAGCTCTGCCTTAAAGTCTGACGTCTGTATCTTGCTGTAATTCCAACCTTCTGCGAAACCGAAACGATGATGGTATAAGGTTGCAAAGAGAGTGACAGTTACGTTTGTAACCCTTCGGCTTGCAGAAACAAACATCTTAAGAGGTAGCATAAATAAAGAGGAGTGGAGGAGAGAGGTAAAATTAGTGGAGAAGCTAAAATCTAAGAAGGGTCTAGTTATTGGAATCGTCTTCGCTATAGCGGTGGTAGTCATTCTCTTAACGCTTGCCCTATTACCTTCTGTGAGAACTATACCGATTTCTCATTATCTTCGAGATGGGGAATCTGTTGTTCACGAAATTCGTGGCTATGGCACCAGATTGCATGTAAAGCTTGTTTCAAGGAATGATGATATGCGTGTAAGAATCGTAGTTGATGGTCTGTTAATAGATGAGGCACGAGGTTATAGCATCAATCGTGAATACTCCATGGGCTTCGGCTACCATACAATTCATGTTTACATTGAAAATCCAACGGTATTTGGGATGGGTCCAGCCATATGGGTGCTTGGTGAAATCTCTCTGACGCTTTGGTGAAATCCCTACGACATGAGACTCTATGAGTTTGTGGGTGTTTTTGTTTTTAAATTTATTTGGATACATAAATATTTGACAATTATGTTTAGCTGTTGTTTACATGCTACTTGATGGTAAATTTGTAGCAAGGGTTCTAAGCCCCATACCCAAATTTGGGTGTGGAAAGGCTTCACTACCCCATCGGGCTTCACAACTAGGTTAATGAATGGTAAGAGCCCTTCATTGAGGGCCCTCGTAGTACCAGTACATAACTCTGGTAGTACGGTGACAACTCCCACGGAATCCAACACCTCGAAAACTCCATCAGAGCCCGTAGTACTGTGTCACCAACCCAGTAGGATGACATTCCCCCTGCGGAGAGACTCAAGCTGTGAGGGGTCACCCTCAGCTCGAGTAGGGCTCGAGTTGGAGAGCATAGCCCAGGTGGGGAGGGGTCCACATTATTGGATGAACCAATCCTTCGGCTTGCTGCTAGCGTTGGGTGCGTAGAATATGTTGACTATGATCGATGTTGACTACGTTGATTATGTTGAATACGTTTAATGTTGAATGTGATCATATTCATCATATTCATCATAGAACAGCAACTTAGTCAACGTTGAATATGATGACTATGATGAATATGATAAAATTATGTAAAATATGTTGGATGGTGTCATAGCGAGGCCAACTTCGCTTCCCATCACCTCCCCATCAGTTCCCATAGTTTCCCTCAGTTCCCATCCATCGTTTCCTCCACTTCCTTCAGTTCCCCCTCACATATTTCCCTTCATTTCCCATCAGTTCCCTCGGCCTTGGTTCCGCAGCTATCCGAACGCTCACCTTACTTTGCATCGAACATGTTTCACATAAAATACGTTAACCATGTTTTACACACTTCACACAGCACGTGAAGCACGGTCCACATATTTTTACATGAAATATGGTTAACATACTTTACATATTTCACATATTTTGCAGCACTAGGCTCCCGCAACCATCCGAACAACCAACGCTCACATCGCGCAAAGTAGGGTTCGAGGGAATCGAGTTGTTGGCCCCCCATGCCCAAATCTGGGTAGAGGAAATTTTATCGCGACCTCTATTGATTGAGGTAAGCTATTTGCTCTTTGGTGGGCAAATGAGCTCCTTCAATGAGCTTCATTAAATTGGCTCCTTCATCTATGCAGCAGTTAGCTGAGCACATTTATGCCTATTTGTTTAGAAAAACTTTTATAAAACTTTATGCCTATATCTTTTGGTAAATATGGGAGAGGCGACTGTGCTGACGAAGTCCACTCCGAGAAGTCGCTCTCTCCGGTCAACCGTCCCGGCAAGCATAGTTAGGCTACTAGGACTTAAAGAGGGCGATAGGTTGCTGTGGGAGGTTAAAGCTGAGGGCAACGACCTCATTATCATTGTCAAGCCTCAAAGGAAGGAGAAGCCTTGAGGAGGACGAGGACGAGCGAGTTTGGGTCTCCGGGCCGTGAGAGCCACGACTCCACACCCTTTTACTCACGAAGCCTTTACAAAGGCAGGTCCTTGCCAGAGCCATCTGCGAAGGACCTGGTTGAGAACCCCGTTCCGCCCGAGTTCCTCGATAAGATCGTGTTGGGAGATGCCCGCGAGGTTCTAAAGAAGCTACCAGACAACTGCGTTCATTTAATGGTGACCTCACCGCCATACAATGTTGGGAAGGAATATGATGAGGATCTAACGCTCGGCGAATACCTCGACTTCATCACAGAAGTCATGAGAGAAGTTTATAGGACGCTTGTTTGGGGAGGTCGCGTCTGCTTTAATGTGGCGAATCTAGGCAGGAAGCCATACATACCGCTGCACGCTTACTTAATCCAAAGGTTTGAGGAGATAGGCTACCTCTTCAGGGGAGAGATCATCTGGGATAAAGGGGATGCTGTGAGCGGGGCGTCGACGGCTTGGGGATCGTGGAGGTCTGCGGTCAACCCAATACTCAGGGATCAGCATGAATACATAATAGTCCTCTCGAAGGGAAGCTTCAAAAGAGCGAAAAAACCCAACAGTGAAGACACCATAACCGCTGAGGAGTTCCTCGAGTTCACCAAGAGCGTTTGGAGGTTTCCGCCTGAATCGGCGACGAAGGTTGGGCACCCAGCCCCCTTCCCGATCGATCTGCCCTACAGGTGTATTCAGCTCTACACATTTAAGGGCGATGTAGTTCTCGACCCATTCATAGGATCCGGTACAACGGCTGTAGCCGCTGTCAAGCTTGGCAGGCACTTTATAGGCATCGAGATCGTTGAAGAGTACGTGAGGATCGCTGAAGCGAGAGTTAAGGAAGCCCTTGCCGTGAGAAAGATCACTGACTTCATCTAGGCTTATAGGGCTTGAGTGCCAGCTCCTTCACTAAGCGGTACCATCCCTCCCAATACTCCGCCGCAACCATCTCAATATCTATGGGAGCGTACTTCACAGCCACATGGTTCCCCTTTTCCCTCGCTGCTTTTAAAAGCTCCTTGACCGCCATACTTGTTAAGCCAAATCCCCTTGGGTTTGTTCCGCCTCTCGGAATCCACCAAAAATCGTCTCCAAGTCTATCCCTCAGGCGCTTAATATCGTCGAGCTCGAAAACTGACACGGACACCTCATTTTCGCTCCGATCCCTCATGATGTAGAGGAGCGGTACCTCAAACCTATACATCCTAGCCCTCTCAATCGATGGGAAGCCGTTCCACGCAATCTTCAGCGTCCCAACACCTTCGGCCGTCTTTATGCTGTACCTTCTCTCGCTTCCTCCAATCACAACTGAGATGTCCCATCCCCTCTCCGTTGAAGGTGCACTGCGGACCTCTAGCCCAAACTCCTTCGCTAAAAGGAGTTTAAAGAAGTTCTCACGCCTCTTTCCAACGTCGAGCGCCCTTCCCTCAACATAGAAAATATCCCACGCGCTTCCCAAAATCCTTAGAGCGTCAAGCCTTTCCTTCAGGATAGCTATTATTGGGTCCACAATATTAATCATCAAACCGTCAAAATAAAAGTTCTTTTTAATGTTGTCGCTCTACAATCAAGGCCAAAGCTCTCGCTGAGGACGCTGGCCAGTCTATCGTTCAGCACAGCCTCATGGACGAGTCCATTAGACACTCTTCATCAACCTCATCACGACCATCGCCCGTCCCTTACTTAAGCCACGAGGGCGTAGCGAAGGACCTGCGCTCATTGCAGGAATTCACTTGCCCCTCCTCAGCCCTAGCCTAAGCACGTAACTCTTCCTCTTACCTTCAGGGTCCACCTGATACCTGAACCTCTTCTTGCACTGCGAGCACTCATAGAAGTATACATCCCACATATTATACTTCCAAGTCTTGAGAAGCTTATGTCCTCCATCGAATCCGCAGTAAGGACACTTGACCACTCCCATCACCACGTCCCCATTAACGTTCCATCGACCCCAGGATCACGTGATCTCCCAGACCTCGCCTGCGATGTGCTTTATCAACTTCGCATTGATGAACCTCTTCATCCACTTATTAATGGTCTTCTCATCAGCTCCCCTAACTGCTGCTATCGCTTCAACGATGTGCTTCTTCGGGAACTGCTGGCCGCTGCCTAAGTACTCGTAGCCGAACCTCTTCACCATGTACTCCTTCACTTGCCTGAAGGCCCTGAAGACCTTTGGCTCGGGATTCAACTTACCATAAGATTTGTGCGCACTTTGTGCGTGCAGGAGGATCCAGTGACGTATAGCTTCCTCAACTTCGTTCGATAGCGCACCTCTAAAATTCTCATACTTCTGACGGGCGAGCTCTCTCAACTTTTTGTAGAGCCTTTCATCAATGTACACGTCCAACCTAGCTTTACCATTTGGAGGCTTGGGCACGCCTCTCACCTTAATTGGTATACCGGTAATTTCACCACAATACCGGTGAAGCGTGTATATAAAATGTCCTCTTTTTGGTACGTTGTGTACGATCGGGTTCGTAACAACAATCATTTTTACGGTGTTCCCAGGCCCCTGCTCCAGCTCCCTTCACACAAACTGCACACAAATCTCCATTGTAAGCTGCAATTCCGAAATCGGGGCCCGTGTTAGTGGCATCGCTTGACGTCAACTCTCGGCTTCATACCCAAATTTGGGCACGGAAGCTTAAGGCTTCTCGAGCTCGCTCACCCGTGAAGCCTCGTCAAAGGAGCTACTACCTCGCGACCGGCCCTCTAAGCTAAGAGGCCGTAGGCTCCATTAGGGAGCCATTTAAAGCTTTCGCTACCATGCATTTTTCTTAAATAAGATTAGGAAACAGGGGTACGGCTTTTTAAACGGCTGATTAAAAGCAATGGCTTGGCTCGGCGGAGGACCATGAGCTCCAGGCTTCATCAGGGGCTGCTTTCTCGAATTTGAGAAAGAGGAGCCTCGAGGTGCCTTCACGTGCTTTCACGCACTCCTAGAAGCCTCTGGGCCTCCTACGCGCCCAGCATAGCAAGGGTGCTCGCGCGCTGTGAAGCTGCATCTACGCGAGCCCCACCCCCTACTCTAGGAGCCCTTCTAGAGCGCTCACGTGGTAGTACCAGTCAATCCCCAGGTAGTACGGCTATGTACTA harbors:
- the pstC gene encoding phosphate ABC transporter permease subunit PstC — protein: MVYELTLRSKLSIDSFGLSFIIGTTWDPVRGAFGALPLILGTLTTSAIALLISLPISLGAALAISEYMSKKLRQLFTLLVELLAAVPSVVYGLWGMHVLIPLLRDNVYPLLQATLGFIPLFSGPIYGGGVLTGSIILAIMITPIISSVARDLFSSVPSTIRETVIALGATKWETVKIVMSYARSGILGAALLGLGRAVGEAMAISMVIGNQFKVLPTSLFDAWYTMSAIIVNELLEAIYDLHVSALLNVGLLLLAMNLVIVMLARLIVWRSLKAVRGIMRG
- the pstB gene encoding phosphate ABC transporter ATP-binding protein PstB, producing MTVYKLEVVTKCKIKIEDLNAWYGSKQVLKNVNMEIKEKAVTAIMGPSGCGKTTLLRCINRMHELVPEARVTGRVFFNGVNIYDRRVDPVQVRRKIGMVFQKPNPLPMFSIYDNVAIGPKLNGIRDRRTLDLIVERSLKLAGLWDEVKDDLNKPATSLSGGQQQRLCIARALAVEPEVLLMDEPTSSLDPISAAKIEQLIRKLAEHYTIVVVTHNLQQAARISDYVAFLYLGELVEYGPTKKIFKNPESELTWRYISGVFS
- a CDS encoding AbrB/MazE/SpoVT family DNA-binding domain-containing protein, with product MLTKSTPRSRSLRSTVPASIVRLLGLKEGDRLLWEVKAEGNDLIIIVKPQRKEKP
- the pstA gene encoding phosphate ABC transporter permease PstA; its protein translation is MRGIYNYYSVRKVKNRIMHFMMYLALVAALIPLFSIIFEVARRGIEAISLDFFTKPTPAVGEVVGGVANAIQGTLITIGLASLIGVPIGIISGIFLGEYGESRFSSIVRFFNEVLNGVPSIIIGIFCYATIVLAVGFSVIAAAFALAIIMIPIVARTTEEALKIIPASIREAALALGIPKWKTTLYVVLRGAKWSIVTSVLLAVARIAGESAPILVTMGFWKWWFMGLDKPVANLALNIFLFATSPFEHWVTLAWGSALILIVMILGMNVLVRMLMRRM
- a CDS encoding DNA methyltransferase, coding for MRRTRTSEFGSPGRESHDSTPFYSRSLYKGRSLPEPSAKDLVENPVPPEFLDKIVLGDAREVLKKLPDNCVHLMVTSPPYNVGKEYDEDLTLGEYLDFITEVMREVYRTLVWGGRVCFNVANLGRKPYIPLHAYLIQRFEEIGYLFRGEIIWDKGDAVSGASTAWGSWRSAVNPILRDQHEYIIVLSKGSFKRAKKPNSEDTITAEEFLEFTKSVWRFPPESATKVGHPAPFPIDLPYRCIQLYTFKGDVVLDPFIGSGTTAVAAVKLGRHFIGIEIVEEYVRIAEARVKEALAVRKITDFI
- a CDS encoding elongation factor EF-2; this translates as MVKFKQTEEVLKLMRDRERIRNIGTLAHVDHGKTTLSDSLLMAAGMISPKVAGKALALDYVEIEQLRQMTVKAANVSLYHEWEGKPYVINLVDTPGHVDFTGHVTRSLRVMDGAIVVVDAVEGVMTQTETVVRQAMEERVRPLLYINKVDRLIKELKLSASEVQQRFVNIIKDFNGLIELYAEPEFKSKWKVDPAKGQVAFGSALHKWGLTIPIAQQKGVRFSYIVDAYERGYYDKLADDFPLYAAILDMVVEHIPNPIEAQRYRIPKIWKGDLDSPIGKAMINCDDSGPLVVCVNKVVADPHAGLVATGRVFSGTVEEGREVYLMMARTAERITQVGLYMGPYREVCERITAGNIAAMLGLEHARAGETVIDPSLKGSMVPFERLRYISEPVVTIAIEPKKSSDLPKLVETLRRMAIEDPTLHVKINQETGEYLIAGMGQLHLEIALWDLKQRTGIEVITSPPIVVYRESIRKSAGPFEGKSPNKHNKVYVVVEPLNEETLRLLETGKVYDDQDWRERAKILREEAGWDSDEARGIWAIDDYFNIFVDATKGVQYLRDVKDTLISGFRWSLAEGPLCHEPCRGVKVKLVDALIHEDPAHRGPAQLMPALRDATFAAFLSAKPTLLEPILKIEAKCPSDYISGLTRVLMTRRGKIVSLESQELLMVLKGEIPVAETFDLANEIRSATAGRAFWATEFKGWQPVPESMLTDLILKIRERKGLQKTIPKPEDFMPL